In a genomic window of Treponema primitia ZAS-1:
- a CDS encoding sugar 3,4-ketoisomerase translates to MNNHLVENPKIIELPKVLDKRGNLSFFENVNQIPFAIKRTYWIYDVPGGESRGGHAYHENEEFIVALSGSFDVILDDGIEKETYSLNRSYYGLYVPQLYWREMNNFSTNSLALIVSNTQFEENDYIRDYEVFLLIKNDK, encoded by the coding sequence ATGAATAATCATTTAGTAGAAAATCCTAAAATAATAGAATTACCCAAAGTACTAGATAAACGTGGGAATCTATCGTTTTTTGAAAATGTCAATCAAATCCCCTTTGCAATAAAGAGAACTTATTGGATATACGATGTTCCCGGGGGAGAATCACGTGGCGGACATGCATATCACGAAAACGAAGAATTTATCGTAGCCCTATCAGGGAGTTTTGATGTTATTCTTGACGATGGAATTGAAAAGGAAACATACAGCCTGAACAGATCCTATTATGGATTATATGTTCCCCAATTATACTGGCGGGAAATGAATAATTTTTCAACTAATTCTTTAGCATTAATTGTGTCAAATACGCAATTTGAGGAAAACGATTATATCCGTGATTATGAAGTGTTCCTTCTAATAAAAAATGATAAATAA
- a CDS encoding sugar 3,4-ketoisomerase, translating to MINKANVYDCSIVELPVNHREKGNLTVIENVKDVPFEVQRVYYLYDIPGGESRGGHAHKELRQLIVAASGSFDVILNDGKIKRIFTLNRPYQGLLVFPGIWRELDNFSSGSVCLVLASQVYDEMDYLRDYDLFLKWKFE from the coding sequence ATGATAAATAAAGCCAATGTATACGATTGTTCGATTGTTGAACTACCGGTTAATCATCGGGAAAAAGGTAATTTAACTGTAATCGAAAATGTAAAAGATGTCCCTTTTGAAGTACAGCGAGTGTATTATTTATATGATATCCCCGGTGGGGAATCTCGTGGGGGTCATGCCCATAAAGAATTGCGGCAATTAATTGTCGCGGCATCCGGTAGTTTTGATGTCATATTAAATGATGGTAAGATAAAACGTATCTTTACATTGAATAGGCCATATCAGGGATTGTTGGTTTTTCCTGGAATCTGGCGGGAGCTTGATAATTTTTCATCCGGTTCTGTGTGCCTTGTCCTGGCATCACAAGTATATGATGAAATGGATTATCTGCGGGATTATGATCTTTTTTTAAAATGGAAATTTGAATGA
- a CDS encoding DegT/DnrJ/EryC1/StrS family aminotransferase, whose product MTVSFLSLKDITDKYSKEIHGAVTRVIDSGWYLQGEENKLFETNYSQYIGTQYTIGVANGLDALIWILRAYIELGVISPDDEVIVPANTYIASILAITENRLVPILVEPDINTYQIDDAKIEAAITKRTKAIMIVHLYGRCAYTEKIGQLCKQYNLKLIEDNAQSHGCLYNGQKTGSLGDAAGHSFYPGKNLGALGDGGAVTTDDKELADTIRSLANYGSSKKYVFKYQGSNSRLDEIQAAVLTVKLKYLDEDNKLRKEVARKYIEGIRNSNVILPNVFDYNNNVFHIFPIRVKKRTELQNYLTENGLQTIIHYPIPPHRQECYKEWNNLSFPITEQIHDEELSLPMSPVLIDDQIHYTIDVINKWNN is encoded by the coding sequence ATGACAGTTTCATTTCTATCATTAAAAGATATAACAGATAAGTATTCTAAAGAAATTCATGGTGCAGTAACCCGTGTTATAGACTCCGGTTGGTATTTACAGGGTGAAGAAAACAAACTCTTTGAAACGAATTATTCTCAATACATCGGGACACAATATACTATCGGTGTTGCCAATGGACTCGATGCACTTATCTGGATATTGCGGGCATATATCGAGCTGGGTGTAATATCTCCCGATGATGAAGTAATTGTCCCGGCAAATACCTATATCGCTTCGATTTTGGCGATCACCGAGAACCGGCTTGTACCTATTTTGGTAGAGCCGGATATAAATACCTATCAAATTGACGATGCAAAAATAGAGGCTGCGATAACTAAAAGAACAAAGGCAATCATGATTGTGCACTTATATGGCCGTTGCGCGTATACCGAGAAGATAGGACAGCTTTGTAAACAGTATAATCTAAAGCTGATAGAAGATAATGCTCAATCTCATGGGTGCTTATATAATGGACAGAAAACCGGCTCTCTTGGAGATGCCGCAGGACATAGCTTTTATCCCGGAAAGAACCTTGGAGCTCTTGGGGATGGAGGCGCAGTAACGACTGACGATAAAGAACTTGCCGATACGATTCGGTCTCTTGCAAATTATGGTTCATCAAAAAAATATGTTTTTAAATACCAGGGAAGTAATAGCCGTCTTGATGAAATCCAGGCTGCAGTACTTACGGTTAAATTAAAATATCTTGATGAAGATAATAAATTACGAAAAGAAGTAGCTAGGAAATATATAGAAGGTATTAGGAATTCAAATGTAATACTTCCAAATGTTTTTGACTATAACAATAATGTATTCCATATATTCCCAATTCGGGTAAAAAAAAGGACTGAATTACAGAACTACCTTACAGAAAATGGACTACAAACAATAATTCATTACCCCATACCGCCCCATAGACAGGAATGTTATAAGGAATGGAATAATTTATCGTTCCCTATAACGGAACAAATCCATGATGAAGAGTTGAGTTTACCTATGAGTCCGGTATTAATAGACGATCAGATACATTATACAATTGATGTTATTAATAAATGGAATAATTAA
- a CDS encoding lipopolysaccharide biosynthesis protein — MKNFIKSKTIIGMLWNFFEKASTQIVSFVIGIILARLLSPDDYGIIAMLTIFIALSQIFIDSGFSNALIQRQDRTETDFSTVFFFNFVISIVIYVILFLFAPLIAHFYRTPILLQLTRVLFLIIIFNSFTVVQNARLMIAVDFKKIALVNFVSVVISGVIGIISAYNNYGVWSLVIQSLVRSIVSMVLFWIVGCWRPTQKISFQSFKRLFSFGSKLLLAGTLATIFNNIYSIVIGKIYQSKQLGFYTRAQQFAQLPSGLIASVLQTSTFPLLTSLQNDRSKLLEVYKRLLRITAIFVFPIMTGIALLSKHIIIVLLTDKWLPSADLLFWAALTYLFYPLSALNLNLANAIGSSGLFLKLDMSKMPMILIAMIITFPISIKAIVIGNFITAFISYLINAYVPKCIFSYGVLKQTFDEKNIIISTFIMAVFLIIFVRMIRSNILVLVFGIPLGMFVYGISLFLLKEEEMCNIITKFNKKDRV, encoded by the coding sequence GTGAAAAATTTTATTAAATCAAAAACAATCATTGGAATGTTATGGAATTTTTTTGAAAAAGCTTCAACGCAGATAGTTAGCTTTGTTATCGGGATTATATTAGCGCGCCTGTTATCACCGGATGATTATGGTATAATCGCGATGTTAACAATATTTATTGCACTATCACAAATTTTCATTGACAGCGGATTTTCAAATGCATTAATTCAACGCCAGGATCGAACGGAGACAGATTTTTCCACTGTATTTTTTTTCAATTTTGTAATTAGTATTGTTATTTATGTTATCTTATTTTTGTTTGCTCCTCTTATCGCGCACTTTTACCGCACTCCGATTCTTCTACAGTTAACAAGGGTTTTATTTCTCATAATTATTTTTAATTCGTTCACTGTTGTACAAAATGCACGCTTAATGATTGCCGTTGATTTTAAAAAAATTGCCCTGGTAAATTTTGTTTCTGTTGTAATTTCCGGTGTTATTGGGATTATCTCCGCTTATAATAATTACGGTGTATGGTCATTAGTTATTCAGTCGTTAGTTCGTTCTATTGTTAGTATGGTTTTGTTTTGGATTGTCGGGTGTTGGCGGCCAACACAAAAAATTTCTTTTCAATCCTTTAAAAGGCTTTTTAGTTTTGGTTCTAAGTTATTATTAGCGGGTACGTTAGCAACAATATTTAACAATATTTATTCTATCGTGATCGGAAAAATATACCAGTCAAAGCAACTAGGATTTTATACTCGGGCGCAACAATTCGCTCAATTACCATCGGGTCTAATTGCAAGTGTATTACAAACATCAACGTTTCCCTTACTAACATCATTACAAAATGATCGATCTAAACTACTGGAAGTATATAAAAGACTATTGAGGATAACCGCCATATTTGTTTTCCCGATCATGACCGGAATTGCTTTATTATCAAAGCACATTATTATCGTCCTTTTGACTGATAAATGGCTTCCAAGTGCTGATTTGTTGTTTTGGGCAGCATTAACCTATTTATTTTATCCATTAAGTGCCCTCAATCTAAATTTGGCAAATGCGATAGGAAGTTCCGGCCTTTTTTTAAAGTTGGATATGAGTAAAATGCCAATGATTTTAATAGCAATGATTATTACGTTTCCAATAAGTATAAAGGCAATAGTTATTGGAAATTTTATTACAGCTTTTATTTCTTATTTAATTAATGCTTATGTGCCGAAGTGCATATTTAGTTATGGAGTGTTGAAACAAACATTTGATGAAAAAAATATTATAATTTCTACATTTATTATGGCAGTATTTTTAATAATTTTTGTTAGAATGATAAGATCAAATATACTTGTACTTGTTTTTGGTATACCCTTGGGTATGTTTGTTTATGGTATAAGTCTCTTTTTATTAAAAGAAGAAGAAATGTGTAATATTATTACAAAATTTAATAAAAAAGATAGAGTATAG
- a CDS encoding DMT family transporter: MDINETQEKKQLSYARKGIIWGLIGGALYGFVSLFQTLGSSTEPLNSSIGLGLFVVPFVIGCLQDTMASIWMLLMNLKKGKGKEYFRVLRTKPGRLIIVASIFGGMLATASFATGVFLAGPIYPVAISATCPAVGAILSRTFLKEKISLRGWIGVFVCVAGAIIISWMITPGESYPHFYLGIIAAGVSSLAWALEGNLACSCMDFIDPDIAVGIRQFVSAIIFFITLLFISGYNLSAIKLLIATIPTSGFLFLCASGFASGFSCLYYYKSNYACGTARGMALNVTYTLVAAVIAFLFLGSKLTINFIIGLITLIFGVVLIAGNPKELFSLRNIIK; the protein is encoded by the coding sequence ATGGATATTAACGAAACCCAAGAAAAAAAACAGTTATCATATGCAAGAAAGGGAATTATTTGGGGATTAATTGGAGGTGCGCTTTATGGTTTTGTTTCTTTATTTCAAACTTTGGGAAGTTCAACCGAACCACTAAATTCCAGTATCGGATTAGGATTATTTGTCGTTCCCTTTGTCATAGGTTGCTTACAAGATACTATGGCAAGTATATGGATGCTTCTTATGAATCTGAAAAAAGGAAAAGGGAAGGAATATTTTAGAGTTCTCAGAACGAAGCCTGGAAGGTTAATTATTGTGGCATCTATATTTGGAGGAATGCTAGCGACTGCTTCCTTTGCGACAGGTGTATTTCTAGCAGGTCCTATATATCCTGTTGCAATAAGTGCTACCTGTCCGGCAGTAGGTGCAATATTATCCAGAACCTTTTTAAAAGAAAAAATATCTTTACGAGGGTGGATAGGAGTTTTTGTATGTGTGGCAGGAGCTATTATAATTAGCTGGATGATTACTCCAGGGGAATCGTATCCGCATTTTTATCTTGGTATTATAGCAGCTGGTGTTTCCTCTCTTGCTTGGGCACTTGAAGGGAATCTTGCCTGTTCTTGCATGGATTTTATTGATCCCGATATAGCGGTTGGTATTCGACAGTTTGTTTCTGCAATTATATTCTTTATAACTCTTTTATTCATTTCTGGTTATAACTTAAGTGCAATAAAATTACTAATAGCCACAATCCCTACAAGCGGTTTTTTATTCCTATGTGCTTCTGGTTTTGCATCAGGCTTTTCATGCCTCTATTATTATAAATCAAACTATGCTTGTGGAACTGCACGCGGTATGGCTTTGAATGTTACATATACCCTTGTTGCAGCGGTTATTGCGTTTTTATTTCTTGGCAGTAAATTAACTATAAATTTTATTATTGGTCTTATAACTTTGATTTTCGGTGTTGTCTTAATAGCTGGTAACCCTAAAGAGCTTTTTTCATTACGCAATATTATCAAATGA
- a CDS encoding adenylyltransferase/cytidyltransferase family protein has protein sequence MNTNKAGNVFTAGVFDLFHAGHMESIIKILDSFPDQNLIVGVATDKYTESFKRTPIQSCLDRIKTIETIFKSNKRVTVIEDPLETYVENYKQWFYEKYSITDHCQGTDFDENPKVYEYIKSVNGFHVMGRSSLMSTTELINKLTPSHAIKLGGDTNFNIKLGNIVIKKVVHGDINFIDDAYTQLLERKLFGITSYQRFDNIVLLPYIEGSVTAQITAKEIVDLSEKINRSGLKPTISILNVFKKYDYSPDGGLYKDLLNDIKYVSHGDMAYTNIVKGQNGLVPIDWEFLCYSVRYWDLGCFFASLYIYKHADCIEITEKLSEIPDKRLATLATMLLCDYWIAWSISTNYDFFSKELKELRSYLSNILKGLN, from the coding sequence ATGAATACAAATAAAGCGGGCAATGTCTTTACTGCTGGGGTATTTGACCTTTTTCACGCTGGACATATGGAAAGCATAATAAAGATACTTGATTCATTTCCCGATCAAAATTTGATCGTTGGAGTTGCCACAGATAAATATACAGAATCTTTTAAGAGAACACCAATACAGTCATGCCTGGATCGTATAAAAACAATAGAAACAATATTTAAGTCAAATAAACGGGTAACGGTTATAGAAGATCCCTTGGAAACATATGTTGAAAATTACAAGCAATGGTTTTATGAAAAGTATAGTATAACTGACCATTGTCAAGGAACCGATTTTGACGAAAATCCAAAAGTATATGAATATATAAAATCAGTAAATGGATTTCATGTAATGGGCCGCAGTAGTCTTATGTCCACAACGGAATTGATTAACAAATTAACACCATCACATGCAATCAAATTGGGAGGTGACACCAATTTTAATATAAAACTTGGTAATATTGTTATTAAAAAAGTAGTTCATGGGGATATTAATTTTATTGACGATGCATATACTCAGTTGCTTGAAAGAAAATTGTTTGGGATCACAAGTTATCAGCGATTTGATAATATTGTATTGCTTCCCTATATTGAAGGATCTGTTACTGCACAAATAACAGCTAAAGAAATAGTAGATTTATCTGAAAAAATTAACAGATCAGGATTAAAACCAACAATTTCTATTCTTAATGTTTTTAAAAAATATGATTATTCTCCAGATGGTGGTCTGTATAAAGATTTGCTTAATGATATAAAATATGTAAGTCATGGTGACATGGCATATACAAATATTGTTAAAGGACAGAATGGCTTGGTCCCAATTGATTGGGAATTTCTTTGTTATTCAGTAAGATATTGGGATTTAGGCTGTTTCTTCGCTTCCCTATATATATATAAGCACGCCGATTGTATAGAAATTACTGAGAAACTTTCAGAAATACCTGATAAAAGACTTGCCACATTGGCGACTATGTTATTATGTGATTATTGGATCGCGTGGAGTATTTCAACAAACTATGATTTTTTTTCAAAAGAATTAAAAGAATTACGATCATATTTAAGTAATATATTGAAGGGATTGAATTAA
- a CDS encoding acyltransferase encodes MIHSLADVKATKIGINTNIWQFCVILAGAEIGENCNICAQVLIENEVRIGNNVTVKSGVQLWNGVIIENDVFVGPNVTFTNDLIPRSKQYPETFLKTILKQGCSISANSTIIAGHTVGEYALVGAGSVVTKDIPAYTVWYGNPAIQKGFITKSGILIDEWFYDNLGKKYSLEE; translated from the coding sequence ATGATACATTCTCTTGCGGACGTAAAAGCAACCAAAATCGGTATTAATACAAATATCTGGCAATTCTGTGTAATATTAGCCGGTGCAGAAATTGGAGAGAATTGCAATATATGCGCCCAGGTTTTGATAGAGAATGAAGTAAGAATTGGGAATAATGTTACGGTTAAATCGGGTGTGCAGCTTTGGAATGGTGTAATAATTGAGAATGATGTATTTGTAGGTCCAAATGTAACATTTACCAATGATTTAATACCAAGATCCAAACAATATCCGGAAACCTTTTTAAAAACTATTCTGAAGCAAGGGTGTTCAATAAGTGCAAATAGCACAATTATAGCTGGTCATACAGTAGGCGAATATGCTCTTGTCGGCGCAGGCAGTGTTGTGACAAAAGATATCCCTGCATATACGGTATGGTATGGAAACCCTGCTATTCAGAAAGGGTTTATTACTAAATCCGGTATATTAATTGATGAATGGTTTTATGATAACCTGGGTAAAAAATATAGCTTAGAGGAATAA
- a CDS encoding acyltransferase family protein has translation MNPTTANSLERQSNFELLRLLCMFFILFLHVFGGALDIVGTSISATIFESFFVVAVNCFVLISGYFSIKASWKGFIHLYIFCTSYYLGFGILDSLNIINPHSFGIVELKRIIISFFPFTHSGNWFLQVYFCLFVISPLLNKLISLFNKYKHISCLVILTIVNIWVGFYAINPMPNNSNPNANGYNIMHFVYLYFIGRYIYLYLSTEYKIKSYLLIYILLSLILSALILLVSKLEINDWYVLKLNSLNYNNPLILLSSISLFLVFRKFKVMNKKINWLAKSALAVFIIHTSIPYGNIFQYLNSKFGLNWYKWLLYFLAVIVVFFMCLLIDKIRMLITNPIENILSKINVAKYYDFFLRG, from the coding sequence ATGAATCCAACAACAGCCAACAGTTTAGAAAGACAATCTAATTTTGAACTATTGAGATTATTATGCATGTTTTTTATACTCTTTTTACATGTATTTGGAGGAGCATTAGATATTGTAGGAACTTCCATCAGTGCAACAATTTTTGAAAGTTTTTTTGTTGTTGCAGTAAATTGTTTCGTACTTATTTCCGGATATTTTTCAATAAAAGCTAGTTGGAAAGGCTTTATTCACCTATATATATTTTGTACATCTTATTATTTAGGTTTTGGGATATTGGATTCATTAAATATAATTAATCCTCATTCATTTGGAATTGTTGAATTAAAAAGAATAATCATATCATTTTTCCCATTTACACATTCAGGAAATTGGTTTTTACAAGTATATTTTTGCCTTTTTGTAATATCTCCCTTATTGAATAAACTTATAAGTTTATTCAATAAATATAAGCACATTTCATGTTTAGTAATATTAACCATTGTAAATATATGGGTAGGTTTTTATGCCATTAATCCAATGCCTAACAATTCAAATCCGAATGCTAATGGATATAATATTATGCATTTTGTATATTTATATTTCATTGGAAGGTATATATATTTGTATTTATCAACTGAATACAAAATAAAATCATATTTACTAATTTATATTTTACTTTCATTGATATTGTCCGCCTTAATTTTATTAGTGAGCAAATTGGAAATTAATGATTGGTATGTTTTAAAATTAAATTCATTAAATTATAACAACCCTCTGATACTTTTATCTTCTATTTCATTATTTCTGGTATTTAGAAAATTTAAAGTAATGAATAAAAAAATAAATTGGTTGGCTAAATCTGCTTTAGCTGTGTTTATAATTCATACATCTATTCCCTATGGAAATATTTTTCAATATTTAAATAGTAAGTTTGGTTTAAATTGGTATAAATGGTTATTATATTTTTTAGCAGTGATAGTAGTATTTTTTATGTGTTTGCTTATTGATAAAATTAGAATGTTAATAACAAATCCAATTGAAAATATTTTGTCTAAGATAAACGTAGCTAAATATTACGACTTTTTTTTAAGAGGTTAA